From a region of the Arachis ipaensis cultivar K30076 chromosome B09, Araip1.1, whole genome shotgun sequence genome:
- the LOC110266445 gene encoding agamous-like MADS-box protein AGL61, whose product MEMLKQKKKTTGRKRIEIKKLEKEANKQVTFSKRRAGMFKKASELCILCNAHVGIIVFSPADKLFCFGEPSTEAVVERYLKGSPDFEPIKSSQRKKPVSCEEHNRKYEEAMKALELEKKNKADVEGFAKVWGRGEWWNEEIHEMSVEQLEQFLVAIYELRSRLLQRAAEIMMMHGML is encoded by the coding sequence ATGGAGATGTTGaagcagaaaaagaaaacaaCAGGGAGGAAGAGGATTGAGATCAAGAAGCTTGAGAAAGAAGCAAACAAGCAAGTCACCTTCTCAAAGCGGCGAGCCGGGATGTTCAAGAAAGCCAGTGAGCTATGCATATTATGCAATGCTCATGTTGGCATTATAGTGTTCTCGCCGGCCGACAAGTTGTTCTGCTTCGGAGAACCCAGCACGGAGGCCGTGGTGGAGCGGTACCTGAAAGGATCGCCAGATTTTGAGCCAATAAAGTCCTCCCAAAGGAAGAAGCCGGTGTCATGCGAAGAGCATAACAGAAAATACGAAGAGGCGATGAAGGCGTTGGAGTTGGAAAAGAAGAACAAGGCTGATGTTGAAGGTTTTGCTAAGGTTTGGGGGAGAGGAGAATGGTGGAATGAAGAGATTCATGAGATGAGTGTTGAGCAGTTGGAGCAGTTTTTGGTAGCCATTTATGAATTGAGGAGTAGGCTTCTTCAAAGGGCTGCTGAAATCATGATGATGCATGGAATGTTATAG
- the LOC110262494 gene encoding dentin sialophosphoprotein-like isoform X1 — translation MMVVVAGLSVRCYTAIVDVVKKTQGQDSFLVLDRVVLLGVSVFHSLPPWHNKDLTSLTCWTWVACTSCLKKTESGVSELVKQSMMKRLPSRSNRSKGIRVKHVLQIVLLLGVCFWLIYQVKHNHDKKKEYDENDEKLLVQTQANQILKLGRKDLHPVKDEVNRNEKRDEEEEDENVVEDVVNKAEPTYEEDDDEGSKNETEESEDNKHEVRDQREEENKLDAEEQQEEDENKSEEMEDEGRGVGDDEIDENDQEKTEVGTDHDEEFVDEEKEKEEVDEKENENGEGEGEGKGELVENHNTREAREEHYKGDDASSAVTHDAHTTNTETEALSLGNSDEKLVTNKTKPENEATYSDESNSNQKDSDLKVTEGDLTRNPSNATSGIEGGNNTLSNPVDSSNLNDTATANSNNHLEASSDMKNVTTEASKNLSGAGVDILSSSDQNKTVILSESDHSQNSTGNTTISGDDRVQTDGLVQGDNRNSLSEENLHDSNATATVKTENGDASAGESLTLGSGESENARLLASNETGNGSRNEISDVSEGDNPEGNSGSEDEIFKGDSQTDEMSDESSANGTSDSVDGIDSSDDAKFRTDLDTLPDFRNEGENGDEIAAE, via the exons atgatggtggtggtggctgggCTAAGTGTACGGTGCTATACAGCTATAGTGGATGTGGTCAAGAAGACTCAAGGTCAAGACAGCTTCCTAGTTTTAGATCGTGTTGTGTTGTTGGGGGTTTCTGTCTTCCACTCGCTCCCTCCTTGGCAC aacaaGGATTTAACTTCACTCACTTGTTGGACATGG GTGGCCTGCACTAGCTGCTTGAAGAAGACAGAATCGGGGGTTTCCGAGTTAGTTAAGCAAAGCATGATGAAACGGCTTCCAAGTAGGAGTAATAGATCCAAAGGCATCAGGGTAAAACATGTTCTGCAAATTGTTCTGTTGCTTGGTGTTTGCTTCTGGTTAATCTACCAGGTTAAGCACAATCATGATAAGAAGAAGGAATATGATGAGAATGATGAAAAGTTATTGGTCCAAACACAGGCAAATCAGATTTTGAAACTTGGTAGGAAAGACCTTCATCCAGTTAAGGATGAAGTAAATCGGAATGAAAAGCgtgatgaagaagaggaggatgaaaatgtTGTAGAGGATGTAGTAAATAAAGCTGAACCGACTTATGAAGAAGACGACGATGAAGGAAGCAAGAATGAAACTGAAGAAAGTGAAGACAACAAACATGAGGTGAGAGAtcagagggaagaagaaaataagcTCGATGCCGAAGAACAACAGGAGGAAGATGAAAACAAAAGTGAAGAGATGGAAGATGAAGGAAGAGGAGTAGGAGATGATGAGATAGATGAAaatgatcaagagaaaacagaggTGGGTACAGATCATGATGAAGAGTTTGTGgatgaagagaaagagaaagaagaagttgATGAAAAGGAAAATGAAAACGGCGAGGGGGAGGGTGAGGGAAAGGGGGAATTAGTTGAAAACCACAACACCCGTGAAGCTCGAGAGGAACATTACAAGGGAGATGATGCTTCTAGTGCTGTAACTCATGATGCTCATACAACTAATACTGAAACTGAGGCATTGAGTTTGGGAAACTCTGATGAAAAGTTAGTCACTAATAAAACAAAACCTGAAAATGAGGCGACTTATTCAGATGAAAGCAACAGCAATCAAAAGGATTCAGATTTGAAGGTTACAGAAGGTGATCTGACTCGCAATCCTTCAAATGCAACTTCTGGTATAGAGGGTGGAAACAACACTCTATCCAATCCAGTGGATAGCTCAAATCTGAACGACACGGCCACAGCAAACTCCAACAACCACTTGGAAGCAAGCAGTGACATGAAAAATGTGACCACAGAAGCAAGCAAGAACTTGAGTGGTGCTGGTGTCGACATTTTGAGTTCATCTGATCAGAATAAGACAGTGATTCTATCTGAATCAGACCATTCTCAAAATTCTACCGGGAACACAACCATTTCCGGTGATGACAGAGTCCAAACAGATGGGTTAGTGCAGGGTGATAACAGAAACAGTCTCTCTGAAGAGAACCTGCATGATTCCAATGCAACAGCCACTGTTAAGACCGAAAATGGAGACGCATCTGCAGGAGAATCCTTAACTCTAGGCAGTGGTGAGTCAGAGAATGCAAGATTGTTGGCATCGAATGAAACTGGGAACGGTTCGAGAAATGAAATCTCTGATGTCTCTGAGGGTGACAACCCCGAAGGTAACTCTGGCTCCGAGGATGAGATTTTTAAAGGCGACAGCCAAACGGATGAAATGTCAGATGAGTCCTCTGCCAATGGTACTTCGGATTCAGTTGACGGCATTGATTCCTCAGATGACGCGAAGTTTCGAACGGATCTTGATACATTGCCAGATTTCAGAAATGAAGGAGAAAATGGTGATGAAATAGCAGCAGAGTAA
- the LOC110262494 gene encoding cilia- and flagella-associated protein 251-like isoform X2, which translates to MMKRLPSRSNRSKGIRVKHVLQIVLLLGVCFWLIYQVKHNHDKKKEYDENDEKLLVQTQANQILKLGRKDLHPVKDEVNRNEKRDEEEEDENVVEDVVNKAEPTYEEDDDEGSKNETEESEDNKHEVRDQREEENKLDAEEQQEEDENKSEEMEDEGRGVGDDEIDENDQEKTEVGTDHDEEFVDEEKEKEEVDEKENENGEGEGEGKGELVENHNTREAREEHYKGDDASSAVTHDAHTTNTETEALSLGNSDEKLVTNKTKPENEATYSDESNSNQKDSDLKVTEGDLTRNPSNATSGIEGGNNTLSNPVDSSNLNDTATANSNNHLEASSDMKNVTTEASKNLSGAGVDILSSSDQNKTVILSESDHSQNSTGNTTISGDDRVQTDGLVQGDNRNSLSEENLHDSNATATVKTENGDASAGESLTLGSGESENARLLASNETGNGSRNEISDVSEGDNPEGNSGSEDEIFKGDSQTDEMSDESSANGTSDSVDGIDSSDDAKFRTDLDTLPDFRNEGENGDEIAAE; encoded by the coding sequence ATGATGAAACGGCTTCCAAGTAGGAGTAATAGATCCAAAGGCATCAGGGTAAAACATGTTCTGCAAATTGTTCTGTTGCTTGGTGTTTGCTTCTGGTTAATCTACCAGGTTAAGCACAATCATGATAAGAAGAAGGAATATGATGAGAATGATGAAAAGTTATTGGTCCAAACACAGGCAAATCAGATTTTGAAACTTGGTAGGAAAGACCTTCATCCAGTTAAGGATGAAGTAAATCGGAATGAAAAGCgtgatgaagaagaggaggatgaaaatgtTGTAGAGGATGTAGTAAATAAAGCTGAACCGACTTATGAAGAAGACGACGATGAAGGAAGCAAGAATGAAACTGAAGAAAGTGAAGACAACAAACATGAGGTGAGAGAtcagagggaagaagaaaataagcTCGATGCCGAAGAACAACAGGAGGAAGATGAAAACAAAAGTGAAGAGATGGAAGATGAAGGAAGAGGAGTAGGAGATGATGAGATAGATGAAaatgatcaagagaaaacagaggTGGGTACAGATCATGATGAAGAGTTTGTGgatgaagagaaagagaaagaagaagttgATGAAAAGGAAAATGAAAACGGCGAGGGGGAGGGTGAGGGAAAGGGGGAATTAGTTGAAAACCACAACACCCGTGAAGCTCGAGAGGAACATTACAAGGGAGATGATGCTTCTAGTGCTGTAACTCATGATGCTCATACAACTAATACTGAAACTGAGGCATTGAGTTTGGGAAACTCTGATGAAAAGTTAGTCACTAATAAAACAAAACCTGAAAATGAGGCGACTTATTCAGATGAAAGCAACAGCAATCAAAAGGATTCAGATTTGAAGGTTACAGAAGGTGATCTGACTCGCAATCCTTCAAATGCAACTTCTGGTATAGAGGGTGGAAACAACACTCTATCCAATCCAGTGGATAGCTCAAATCTGAACGACACGGCCACAGCAAACTCCAACAACCACTTGGAAGCAAGCAGTGACATGAAAAATGTGACCACAGAAGCAAGCAAGAACTTGAGTGGTGCTGGTGTCGACATTTTGAGTTCATCTGATCAGAATAAGACAGTGATTCTATCTGAATCAGACCATTCTCAAAATTCTACCGGGAACACAACCATTTCCGGTGATGACAGAGTCCAAACAGATGGGTTAGTGCAGGGTGATAACAGAAACAGTCTCTCTGAAGAGAACCTGCATGATTCCAATGCAACAGCCACTGTTAAGACCGAAAATGGAGACGCATCTGCAGGAGAATCCTTAACTCTAGGCAGTGGTGAGTCAGAGAATGCAAGATTGTTGGCATCGAATGAAACTGGGAACGGTTCGAGAAATGAAATCTCTGATGTCTCTGAGGGTGACAACCCCGAAGGTAACTCTGGCTCCGAGGATGAGATTTTTAAAGGCGACAGCCAAACGGATGAAATGTCAGATGAGTCCTCTGCCAATGGTACTTCGGATTCAGTTGACGGCATTGATTCCTCAGATGACGCGAAGTTTCGAACGGATCTTGATACATTGCCAGATTTCAGAAATGAAGGAGAAAATGGTGATGAAATAGCAGCAGAGTAA
- the LOC107617607 gene encoding probable xyloglucan endotransglucosylase/hydrolase protein 10 — protein sequence MNNFHIALFFLIGIVSSILFQISVASVVSTGNFNKDFYVLWSPTHVNTSADGHTRTLKLDQQSGAGFASNQMFLFGQIDMQIKLVPGDSAGTVLAYYMASDQPNRDEIDFEFLGNMSEQPYILQTNIYADGFGNREERIYLWFDPTKDFHTYSVLWNLHQIVFMVDSIPIRVYRNHGDKGVPFPRRQPMSLEATLWNGDSWATRGGQDKIDWTKGPFIASFRNYNIDACVWKGNPRFCRVASHVNWWNLNNFSTLTSPQRRWFKWVRKYHMIYDYCQDNERFQNNLPQECSLPKY from the exons ATGAATAACTTTCACATAGCACTCTTCTTCCTCATTGGGATTGTGTCCTCCATTTTGTTTCAGATTTCAGTTGCATCTGTTGTTTCAACAGGAAACTTCAATAAGGACTTCTATGTTTTATGGTCACCTACCCATGTAAACACATCTGCTGATGGACACACTAGAACTTTGAAGCTTGATCAACAATCCG GGGCTGGTTTTGCTTCAAATCAGATGTTTTTGTTTGGACAAATTGACATGCAAATCAAACTAGTACCAGGTGATTCTGCAGGCACAGTATTAGCCTACTAT ATGGCATCTGATCAACCAAATCGCGACGAGATTGACTTTGAGTTTCTAGGAAACATGTCTGAGCAGCCTTATATTCTTCAAACAAATATTTATGCAGATGGGTTTGGCAATAGAGAGGAGAGGATTTATCTATGGTTTGATCCTACAAAGGACTTCCATACTTACTCAGTGTTGTGGAATCTGCACCAGATTGT GTTCATGGTGGATAGCATTCCAATAAGAGTGTACAGAAACCATGGTGACAAGGGAGTTCCATTTCCAAGAAGGCAACCAATGAGTCTAGAAGCAACTCTTTGGAATGGTGATAGCTGGGCAACAAGAGGAGGTCAAGACAAGATAGATTGGACAAAGGGTCCCTTCATAGCTTCATTCAGGAACTACAACATTGATGCTTGTGTGTGGAAAGGGAACCCAAGGTTCTGCAGAGTAGCTAGCCATGTTAATTGGTGGAACCTAAACAACTTcagcacactcacatccccacAAAGAAGGTGGTTCAAATGGGTCAGGAAATACCATATGATTTATGATTATTGCCAAGATAATGAGAGGTTCCAAAACAATCTTCCACAGGAATGTTCCCTTCCCAAGTATTGA
- the LOC110266446 gene encoding uncharacterized protein LOC110266446, with protein MVLFSVLLICLRKKIGAGVVRASIAWLSQFNCYQLVEMIRLVLESLEQVAFLDITPQSSMTLQHQHFHLYLKVQSPSLSLNPSSAPSPQGTNNASSTAVHLLLLLLLGSFLAVSI; from the exons ATGGTGTTGTTCAGTGTACTCCTGATTTGTCTGAGAAAGAAGATTGGTGCTGGAGTCGTTAGAGCAAGTATTGCTTGGTTGAGTCAATTCAATTGCTACCAACTTGTTGAAATGATAAGATTGGTGCTGGAGTCGTTAGAGCAAGTTGCTTTCTTAGATATAACACCTCAATCTTCTATGACCCTTCAACACCAGCACTTTCACCTTTACCTCAAG GTACAATCGCCATCTCTATCTCTGAATCCATCATCAGCACCTTCACCACAAG GGACGAATAATGCATCAAGTACTGCAGTTcatttattgttgttattgttgttgggttcattTTTAGCTGTATCTATATAA